DNA sequence from the Sulfurimonas sp. HSL3-1 genome:
GGTCGAAGAGCAGGATGAACGGGGTTTCAATCTCCGCGATCATCTTCTCGCTGTTGGTGATGAAGTAGGGGCTGAGGTAGCCGCGGTCGAACTGCATCCCTTCGACGACGTCGAGTTCGTCGCTGATACCCTTGGCCTCTTCAACGGTGATAACACCGTCCTGACCGACTTTTTCCATCGCTTCGGCGATCATGTTGCCGATTTCGCTGTCGGAGTTCGCGGAGATCGTCGCGACCTGGGCGATCTCGGTTTTGTCCTTAATGGACTTGGAAATGGCTTTGAGCTCGGCGAGGATCGCTTCGGTCGCTTTGTCCATGCCGCGCTTGACCTCTACCGGGTTTGCGCCGGCGGTAATGTTGCGCAGGCCTTCCTGGAAGATGGCGTTGGCAAGGACCGTTGCCGTCGTCGTACCGTCACCCGCCTCGTCGGCCGTGTTGGATGCGACCTGCTTGACCAGCTGCGCGCCCATGTCTTCGAGCGGATCTTTCAGTTCGATCTCGCGGGCGACGGAGACGCCGTCTTTGGTGATATTCGGAGAACCGAAACTCTTCTGGATCAGGACGTTGCGTCCGCGCGGTCCCATAGTGACCTTGACCGCGTCTGTCAGCTTTTGTACGCCTGCGGCGAGGGTATTGCGTGCTTCATCCGAAAAATGAATCTCTTTTGCCATTTTCTGTCTCCTCTAAAATTTATTTGATAATTCCAAAAATGTCGTCGGCATCCATGATGAGATACTCCTGACCGTCAAGGGAAAGCTCGTTGCCGGAATACTTGCCGAAGACAACGGTATCGCCGACAGTGATGGTCTCGACGTCGCCGCCAATTGCTACAATCTTGCCCTGGGAAGGTTTCTCTTTTGCGTTGTCCGGGATGATAATCCCCGAAGCGGTGGTCTGAGCGTCTTCCACGCGCTCGACAAGCACACGGTTACCAAGTGGTTGAAAGTTCATGTGTTCTCCTTTGCGTTACAAAGCACAATGTGCCATATTTTTTACGCGCTAATTTTACTTTATAGGTATTGAATTGTCAAGAAGTTTAGTCGATTTGGCTAAAGAATAGTTAGCCTTTTAACATATAAACTGTTTAGCTAAACTATTGCCGAAAACAAGAGGAGCACTTTTAGGAAAATCTAAGGACTCTGCAACTATAATTTCGGTCTTTCAAACGGATGTCAAGGTAGCTCAGCTGGTTAGAGCGCTGGTCTCATAAGCCGGAGGTCGAGAGTTCAAGTCTCTCTCTTGACACCATCCACCTAGAAACTCTCTATTTACCGAGCTTCCAGATTTAAGAATTGGTCACTGTGCCCAAGCTGTGCCCAAACGTGTCACTTCAAGAGAACTTTTTATTTAGAAACGTGCCATGTTTCACGCCGTCTTTCTTGATATATCTGGTGTACCGTCTCAAGGTCATTTCTGGAGTTGTGTGCCCCATCATACTACTGACCCAAAGTACATTTTCGCCGTTCGTAATCATCATACTCGCAAAGGTATGACGCATCTGATATAAGGTTCTATACTTGACACCAGCTTTTTCAAGCGCGTTTTTCCAGTGTGGAAGGCGTATTTTGCTCGAATCAAAATAGTGCGTATTCGCTTCGTTTAAAAAGACAAACGTGCCCCACTCCCCTGTCTGCTCGTACTGGTCACGCAGATAAGGCATAAGCACATCGAGGATCTCGATCTCCCTGATACTGCCCGCCGTTTTGGGTGTCGTAATCAATCCACGCCCCACTGTCGCCTTGATACTTATCGTAGCAGTGTCAAAATTTACGTCTTCCCATCTGAGCGCCAAGATCTCGCCGATCCGCATCCCTGTAAAGAAGCCCACGGCGAACATATTGGCAAAGTGCCCTTCGGCAGTATCCAGAATCGCCCTGATCTCCTCAAAGGAAAACGGCTCAATCGCTGCGGCCTGCTGCATGGGGAGCTTCGCCATCTTCCGAGCGGGGTTTGATCCAATCAACTCGTCATTGACCGCGTCTTCCAGAATGACACTCAGCACGGAGCGGATATCCCTGATCCGTTTCGGGGAAAGCCCTTGCTTCTCAAGCATCTCCGATTGCCATAGCGAGAGCATGGAGGGTTTGATCTGGTCGAGCTTCTTCTTTCCGAAACGGGGGAGAATGTGCTTTTTGTAATTTGACATCATGCGTACAAGCGTCGAGGGCTTTCGGGTGTTCCGGTGCAGCTTGAAACTGACCTCCGCGAACGCTTCGAGCGTAGGCATCTTGTTTGTCTCTTCGGTTTCAAAGAACATCCCATGATTGAGTTTAAAAACAATCTCGGGAATGATTTGTTGCTCGGCTATCTTGCGGTTGCGTTTCGTATCATCGAGTTCGAGGCTTCGTCTATACCTCTTTGATTGATGATAGAACGTTATCCACAATCTGCCGCTGCGACTGGTGAGCTTCATCGGTATCCTTTCCGACCACCCAAGAGTCAATCGCAACTCTATCAAAGAGTATTTTACCCGTTCGGTTATGAAAGTGGACTCCCTCGATAAAGTATTCATCCTTGATCTTGTAGATACGGTCTCTGGAATAGCCGAGATACTCGGCGAGTTCTTTGACGTTGAGCCACCGTTTGGCAGCACCCTTGTCCATCTCCTTTTTCATCAGCTCGATGATCTCAAGAATCCGCGGGAGCATCTTGAGGTGTTCAAGTTCTATCTCCATGACACACCCCTTAAAAATCCCGTCTCAGACCGCGACGGACAAACTCGTTGAAGACCGCGGTATAGTGGTAGCTCAACTCCTCATAGTAGAGATCTCCAATCTCGGTCTGCTGCATCTCAAGTTCAAGCCGTCTTTCCAAGCTCTCAAGCGCATCCCTGTTCAATGCTTTTAACTCCTCCTCAAAACTCTCCGGCGGGTATTTCGGGTGCAGCTCTTTGGCGTTGCGTCTGAGTTCGAGTTCATCCCGTGCCTTTTGCAGCACATCGAGGAAGTAAAAAAGTGTCGGGTGATTGCCGTGTACGAGTAGGCGAGTAATGATGCGCTTAATCGAGCGTTCGGCATCTTCCAGACTGTAGCGGCTGCTGATCTGTTCGACCTTCTCCAAAGGGGTGTCAACCTGCATGAATGCGTCAATGCTATAGCCCTCTTTGATCTCTTGCCAGATCTGCAGTGTCTTTGCCCTCTTGCGGTTCGCTTTGAGTTCTGACGCGCTCAGAGTGTCGGGGTCGATAAGACGGATTAGCTCACACGCTTTAGTGAACAGTTGTTCTGCGCGGGCAAGTGCATCCTCTATCGTGTCGATTCCGTATTGCCGGAGATATTCGCGGTGCATCTCGAACTCGACATTGAAGATGGGGCCTTTGAGATCCAGACCGTTAACGCCGAAATGGTTTAGCATGATCTCACGTTTGATCTCGCTTGCGCTTTTCATCTCCGCTTTCTTGTTGTAGATCCGGAGCAAGAAGGGTTTTTTGCCGACATAGTAGGTTTCCAATTCATAGCCGCTTGAACGCTCCGAGATATTAGCGCTGTGGTTCTTCTTCTTTGAGAGGATGTACTCCTTTCGCAGATACTTGAAATCGTGCTGCACAAACGTATTGAGGTCGATACGCGTGATCGGGTAATAGCCGCTTGTGACCTCATCCAACAACTTCGAGTTGATGTACTCGATCAGACTCTTTATCCCTAGCGTGTAGATCCCTACGGCGTTGAGCTGGATACGGATATTGTGGATGGACGGGTTTTTCTCGCTGTCTTTGAAACCTGCACGGAAGAACTCGTGTCCGAACCACTGAAAGCCGTCACGCCCTGCCCCGCTGTAGATCATATCGATCCCGTTGATAGGGATGATAATGTCGCTGTTCTCATAGGCAAAGTTCAGAGAGTCAAAATAAGCCTTTTTCTCCTCGATCTTTTCCATGATGCTTTCAAAGAAGCGATCATAGAAAGCACCGCTTTGGGCGAAGTAATAGAGTGCATCGATCCCGCTGAGCATCGGTGTAGGATTAGGCCCTTGCATGGGAGCCTCCTCTGCGACGTTCAATGTCAGCGTTTAAGAGAGTACTTTGACTTACGTGAGGGGGTGTTACTATAACCCCCTCCCCTTTCGGCAGCCCTCCGGCGACACCCTTTCGCGTAATGCCGCGCAAGGGCTTTCGCCGGAAGCTGTCGTTGATGGTGTGGTGGGTCGCCGGCATAGCCGGCTCCGGTTGGTCTGTACATTGAAAGCAGACGTTTTGAGTTCTTACTTCCATGTCACACCCCGTAAAAGGTGCATTGACCGAAATAGGAAACATCGACTTCGACTTGCTTGCCTTCCATGCCTTGATACTTGGCAGCTTTTTCGGAAGGGATGGTCAAATCGAGCAGTTCGGACTTGGTTCCGTTTTTGACTGACTTCTCAATCAGTACTTGGATGCGTTTCTTCTGAACGGGGGTTCCCGTTTCTTTGTCGGTGTATGAGCTTTCATACTGTCCGATGAGGACACCTTTGATTCTAATGGACATGGTCAATTCCTTGAATTGGATTAACCAAAGCGCTTTGGTGTTTATAGGTTTTGCAACAGTTACATGGAAAATTTTAGGGAAATATATGATTTGTGTTTAGTCGACTAAGTAGGGTTTATAAAAGTCTCTATAGTTTAACTTTTTCTGAATTTGTTTAATTCTTTTGTGACCTCTAACATGTATCTCTCTGTAAAAGCGATCTCTTCGTCTGACCGCTCAATCTTTAACCGTTTATCTGTAAATTCATATAAACGTAACCCTTTGAAAAATGCTCTTTCTCGTATAGGCACTTTCGCTTTTGCGGTATTAACCAATGGTTCTTTTCCTATTAACTCAGGAAAAACAATCATAGAAGATAAATGTGCCACTTCAATCACCTTCCCCAAAGGAGCCGTGTAATTTGAAACCTTATTAAATATACCGACTACATACGCGTACCAGCTAATGTAGAAATCACGCTTAGAAATAGTCATATCACTATCAATATAAGGCTCCAACTCGCCAAATGCTCGAATATAGGGGATATCACCGTGTTCTTGAACGATCTGTGAAAAATTATATATTGCACGACTTATTAGTCGAAAATCATCAACATATAGATTAATGATTTTGTCTTTCCATTCAACTACTTCATTCTTTGCAAAAGGGTTAATCACAGCAACATCATCTTTTAGAAATTTGATCTTGTCTGCATACGCAGTATTAGTATTTAAGGCTATGTCGATATTCCTCTCTTGAGGCTTTGCCTCCGCGAGAAGATCCCGTTTTGCCATTGCATCAGCATGCATCTTTCCCCAGTGAATCAAGTTTACCAACGACCAAAGTTCTGTTTTCTTCTCGACAATAATAACTCTGTCATATTCTAAAAGATCATAAAGTAGATATATGAGATTAGATAGATATTGATCCTCCTCATCACCAGATGATTGGCACTCGTCTAGTATTTCTCCATAAGTCGCGTCAAACAATACTCGTGCCTCATTCATATCAACAAATTTTCTATCATAAATTCCAAGTTGCTTACGGTCCAGGTACGGTTTCAACAACTTTCCCAACAATGTTTTGACTACATGAAAAGGGATATTGGGTTCAAGCCTGTGGAAGGCTTGTTTTATTGCGAATGTGATTATTGCTGGAGAATTCACCTTACTATCGATTGCATTCAATGATTCATATAAATCTGTGACCACCTCATACTTCAGACCAGACAATTCGTACATATCTTCATGCTTCCCAAGATTTTATTCAACAGATCTGTTCTTCTCAATAGTTAGAGTTCAAAATACTTCTTAATATCTTCAACAAGCTTCTTCATCGACATAAAGTTTGTCACATCAGCAACGGAACAGATATAATGTGCCGCTTCTAGTTTTTTTTCTTTTTGCACAGTCTGGAAAAAGATAAAATCCTCAGTCTGCAAACCTTTATCGATACAATAATCATTGAAGCTAATATCCAAATCTCGAAATCTATTGTATTCAACAACATCATCTTTCCGCTTCAACCAACCTTGTGAAGAGAAATATTCCCAAAACTCAGAATCAAACATTTCTTCTATGGCGAAGGGAATCTCAATCCCCTTTGAAAAAATCTTTATTAGATGTGCAGGCTTATAATCTGCGAGCTTCATGACTTTAAAATTATTGCGGTTTCCAACATATCCGTTGATTGACCCAATTGCGCTCTGTGTGGCCCGATCAAAATCAAAGAGACCAATAGCTTTTTTATTCTGACGTCCAAAATGCCAACTCAACAACATATCTTTTACCCAGTTATAGCCCCCTCCATTCTGTTCTGCACATTGAACATCAACCAATGACAAAATTTCAGGTGCATATAATTCAATAGCCTTATGAAGTATCATCTTATCCGTAGGACCTTCGACGAATACAGTATGTTTCTCTGATTGTTGTATAAACTGTAGTGCTTTTTCTTCGAAAAGCCTTGTTTGTTCATACACTTGAAAAGCACTTTCAAACTCTCTAAACCGTTCAGAACTTATTTCCATTCCGTAAGGCATATCTACAATCATCACATTTTCTGCACCTAACCTCGACTCCATTCCAAGTACAAAAAGTGGTGAATGAGTAGTAATGATGAACTGTATTTTTGGGAAAAGAGCAATTAGATTAGGGAGCGTTTGAGACTGGAGATCAGAATGTAAATGTAAATCAACTTCATCGATTAAAACAATACCCTCTATTTCATTCAACTGTGTATTCTCTCCGTGATCACCATACCTCATGACTGTAAGAAATACATTTAATAGAACTGATTGTCCCATTGAAAGATTCGTTATTGAAGGCACAATAGTTTCAATCCAACTACCTGTCTCGTCGACTTTGCCTATTGAAATTCTGTTATAAGATCCTTTCGTTCTATGTCCAATACCAAACCTACAATGTTCTACTCCAAGAATTGCCCGAATAATGCTATTCACACTTGCCCAAATATTTGAATCCCCATATAGATGACTATCTAGAACAAGATCCATCAACCAACTGCGGTTTTTTTCCATGGAAGAAGCAATCAAAATTGGCTTCTTCAACTTATCAACAAATTGACTTTCGAACTTGAAATTTTCATCCGAATATATCTCTGAATTCATCCAATGTGGTACTTCAAACCTATTAGAGGGGAAAAAACAATATGTATTTTTTTTGAAATCATCCTTTGAACCTGCCACGTCATCACTGATAATTTTAAAAATCTCATCCGTCTTGAATGGCAGGCTAAACACATTGTTCGTTTTAGTCTTAATATCAACAAGTGAAAGTTGTCCATTTTTATCAATATATTGATACTTTGTACCATTGTTCTCAAATTCGAAAAAGCATAACCCGTATGGGCGTCCTGTCTTGGTATTGACACTCCCAGAGATTTTGAAAAACTTATGGCCAGTAGCTGTTCTCGTTAATACATCATCAAATGACTTTGCTGCAAACTCCATTAATGCATCAGCAATAGAAGAAAGCAATGTAGTCTTACCACTTCCATTTTCACCAACCAATATTATAGGGGTCGGGTGACCAACACTACTAAATCTAGCCTCTAAGTCAATTCTGTCAATGGGTCCGTAATTTTCAACTACAATTTTTTTTAAATACATTTTGGCACTTTCACACTATTTTTGTTTAAAGAACATTATACTACGAAGCCCTATTCTTCTTGCACCTCTATACTGTTGGTGTGGTCAAAATGTCAATACGGACCTTCCAAGTTTTAAAGTATTAATCATCCTTATGACAAAATACATTGAGTTCAAAGCCACCAAATTTTTGCGCTAGAAAAGTACCAAAATGGAAAATAGATTAAAATCACTATTGACTACTTCTGAAAAATTAGTAAAGTTAAAAACAGAAGTAGAAGAAGCTTTTGGAGTTCCAGCATTATTCTATATAAATCCAACATTATCACATTTAGGAGGCTATGATCATATAAGGGCACAACCAACATTTGTCTTTCACCCCGATCACATTAATGAATCAAATATAGCCCACGAAATGATTCATGCATTACAAAAGAAATCTGGTTTTCCAATAATCATCAAAGACTTAGTAAATGACAAACGTTTTACTGTTATTCAAGAACTAAATTCGAATCTCTTACATATTAACCTTGTTGAGCAGATGTCGAATAGGGGTATTGATGTAAAGCCATATATTTCATCCACCATCACAAAGCTACAGAACTTCATACATAATAAAAGTGATGTAAAAAAAATGAGGAGCATCGGCATCCCCAGAACACACTACGATGCAATAGTATTGTTACGCCTTAAATATGAAGCAGTCTATATTCCTGAGAGTAGGAAACGAAAGACCTACCGGCTTTACAAATCCAGATATCCAGAGGCTTATGACCTTTTTACAGAACTCGTCAACATAATTGACACATACAATATGCATGCCCCTGAAACAACGAAAGAAGCCTTTAAAAAATGTCTGCAACTCTTACAAAAAGAAGCTGACTATAGCATGTATATAAAATTACTAAATGACTAATTGATTTACATAATATAGTCATTTATTACAATACAAAAAATGTACCTATACTGTGCCCAAAAACGACTATTTTTGCAGAAATGAAGAAATTTGATAGAGGTGCGATGCCCTATTTTGCGGTCTTTTGTATTTTATTTAAGTCTTATTTAAGCTTCTCTCTCTTGACACCATCCACCTAGAAACTCCCTATTTACAGAGCTCCCAGATTCAAGCACTGCTCACTATGCTCATACGTGTCATTTCGAGAGAACTTTTTATTTAGAACCGTGTGATGTATCACGCCTTTCGATCGGGACGATCTTTTGCTCTACTTCTCTCTATTTTCAAGTTTCATGATGGTCTCAGTCAGATAATTTCGTATCTCCTTTAATGAATCACGCACCTGTACATATTTTTCTCTTATTTCCGGTTCATCAAAATAGAAATCGTCGCGATCGTACGTACCGATTTTGTTCAGGTTTTCGGCAGCCATGTCGATATGCTGAATACGCTGTTCAATACTTCTTATGAGTATTTTTTGATGATGGTTTGACATTGAGTTTCCTTTGATTTTAATATGCGAATCATTTAACTGCAGATTATGTTCGAAGCGTGCCCATCTACGGCACTGGCGTTCTGCCGGTATCTATATTAGTGCGTTTTCCTGATATAGAAAGCCGCGTAGTTTTGTTCCGTATTTCTTGGCGTTGTATGGACAAAATCTTCGGCTTCGATAAGCTCCAACCCTTCGGGGAGTTCTGCCGCCATCCTTTCCCGATCATAGCGTATCGTACTCAAACCGGCACATTCGGTTTCCCCGTCAGCGGCAAAGGTATTGATGATGGCGGTTCCGCCGGGAAGCAGAGAGGCATGCAGGACCGCAAAATACTTTTGGCGCTCAGTCGCCTCCTGCAGAAAGTGGAACATCGCCCTGTCATGCCAGACCCGGAACTGCTTCTGAGGGTTGAAATTGACGATATCCGAACAGACATAATCGGGGATGTCCGCATCCAGCGCCAGTCTATCCCGCACGATCTGCAGCGAGGCTTCGGACGCATCCAGCAGACAGAGGTTACGGTACCCCTTCGCAATAAGATTGTCGACCAGCAAAGAGGCGCCGCACCCCACGTCGATGACGGCATCCTCCGCGCCCGAAAATCGCTCTATCTGTGCAAGGGATTTGGCGGGAGTGGTTTGATGCCATAAGACATCGGTATAGGTTTTTGACCTGAAAAGGTTGTCCCAGTGCTCCCGGCGTAC
Encoded proteins:
- the groES gene encoding co-chaperone GroES gives rise to the protein MNFQPLGNRVLVERVEDAQTTASGIIIPDNAKEKPSQGKIVAIGGDVETITVGDTVVFGKYSGNELSLDGQEYLIMDADDIFGIIK
- a CDS encoding tyrosine-type recombinase/integrase encodes the protein MKLTSRSGRLWITFYHQSKRYRRSLELDDTKRNRKIAEQQIIPEIVFKLNHGMFFETEETNKMPTLEAFAEVSFKLHRNTRKPSTLVRMMSNYKKHILPRFGKKKLDQIKPSMLSLWQSEMLEKQGLSPKRIRDIRSVLSVILEDAVNDELIGSNPARKMAKLPMQQAAAIEPFSFEEIRAILDTAEGHFANMFAVGFFTGMRIGEILALRWEDVNFDTATISIKATVGRGLITTPKTAGSIREIEILDVLMPYLRDQYEQTGEWGTFVFLNEANTHYFDSSKIRLPHWKNALEKAGVKYRTLYQMRHTFASMMITNGENVLWVSSMMGHTTPEMTLRRYTRYIKKDGVKHGTFLNKKFS
- a CDS encoding helix-turn-helix domain-containing protein, which translates into the protein MEIELEHLKMLPRILEIIELMKKEMDKGAAKRWLNVKELAEYLGYSRDRIYKIKDEYFIEGVHFHNRTGKILFDRVAIDSWVVGKDTDEAHQSQRQIVDNVLSSIKEV
- a CDS encoding ATP-binding protein; this encodes MYLKKIVVENYGPIDRIDLEARFSSVGHPTPIILVGENGSGKTTLLSSIADALMEFAAKSFDDVLTRTATGHKFFKISGSVNTKTGRPYGLCFFEFENNGTKYQYIDKNGQLSLVDIKTKTNNVFSLPFKTDEIFKIISDDVAGSKDDFKKNTYCFFPSNRFEVPHWMNSEIYSDENFKFESQFVDKLKKPILIASSMEKNRSWLMDLVLDSHLYGDSNIWASVNSIIRAILGVEHCRFGIGHRTKGSYNRISIGKVDETGSWIETIVPSITNLSMGQSVLLNVFLTVMRYGDHGENTQLNEIEGIVLIDEVDLHLHSDLQSQTLPNLIALFPKIQFIITTHSPLFVLGMESRLGAENVMIVDMPYGMEISSERFREFESAFQVYEQTRLFEEKALQFIQQSEKHTVFVEGPTDKMILHKAIELYAPEILSLVDVQCAEQNGGGYNWVKDMLLSWHFGRQNKKAIGLFDFDRATQSAIGSINGYVGNRNNFKVMKLADYKPAHLIKIFSKGIEIPFAIEEMFDSEFWEYFSSQGWLKRKDDVVEYNRFRDLDISFNDYCIDKGLQTEDFIFFQTVQKEKKLEAAHYICSVADVTNFMSMKKLVEDIKKYFEL
- a CDS encoding class I SAM-dependent methyltransferase, producing the protein MGDTIKDVNKILPDAVRREHWDNLFRSKTYTDVLWHQTTPAKSLAQIERFSGAEDAVIDVGCGASLLVDNLIAKGYRNLCLLDASEASLQIVRDRLALDADIPDYVCSDIVNFNPQKQFRVWHDRAMFHFLQEATERQKYFAVLHASLLPGGTAIINTFAADGETECAGLSTIRYDRERMAAELPEGLELIEAEDFVHTTPRNTEQNYAAFYIRKTH